From Chryseobacterium shandongense, the proteins below share one genomic window:
- a CDS encoding NuoI/complex I 23 kDa subunit family protein has translation MKLTNRSKVVSNKEMTLAEKIYLPAIFTGMGITFKHAVRTVLKGAPAVYSYPEVQKPRADIWRGQHVLKRDEEGRERCTACGLCAVACPAEAITMTAAERTKEEKHLYREEKYASVYEINMLRCIFCGMCEEACPKSAIYLTDRLVDVETNRGSFIYGKDKLVEKINERIDITERQSEKQKNAVK, from the coding sequence ATGAAACTTACGAACAGATCAAAAGTTGTTTCCAACAAAGAAATGACCCTTGCTGAAAAAATCTATCTTCCTGCTATTTTTACAGGAATGGGGATTACTTTTAAGCATGCTGTAAGAACCGTACTGAAAGGTGCACCTGCAGTATATTCTTATCCGGAAGTACAGAAGCCAAGAGCTGATATCTGGAGAGGCCAGCACGTTTTGAAAAGAGACGAGGAAGGCAGAGAAAGATGTACAGCCTGCGGACTTTGTGCGGTGGCATGCCCTGCAGAGGCCATTACGATGACTGCTGCTGAAAGAACAAAAGAAGAAAAGCATCTTTACAGAGAAGAAAAATATGCATCGGTATATGAAATCAATATGCTGAGATGCATTTTCTGCGGTATGTGTGAAGAAGCCTGCCCGAAATCTGCAATCTATCTTACCGACCGTCTGGTAGATGTGGAAACCAACAGAGGTTCTTTCATTTATGGAAAAGATAAATTGGTTGAAAAAATAAACGAAAGGATTGATATCACTGAAAGACAATCCGAGAAACAAAAAAATGCGGTAAAATAA
- the nuoH gene encoding NADH-quinone oxidoreductase subunit NuoH produces MDLITFKLILVLALFLLSLTIAAYSTWAERKVAAIMQDRIGPNRAGPFGLLQPLADGGKFFFKEDFTPANAEKFLFVLGPALVMFISLITGAVIPWGKSLNIAGTSYDLQVANIDVGVLFIIGMASIGVYGIMIGGWASNNKYSLLGAIRASSQMISYELAMGLALLSIIMMTGSLDLKEITASQTNGKLWGIIPWVSGLNWNIFYQPIAFLVFFVAALAETNRHPFDLPECESELVTGYSTEYSSMKLGLYMFGEYVNMFISNAFMVVLFFGGYNYPGIEWVTQNWGENTAGILSIVAFLIKTIIGILIFMWIRWTLPRFRYDQLMHLGWKTLIPMALVNLLITGAVILAFGN; encoded by the coding sequence ATGGATTTAATTACATTTAAACTTATACTTGTACTAGCGCTTTTCCTGCTTTCGCTGACAATTGCAGCGTATTCTACATGGGCAGAAAGAAAAGTTGCTGCCATTATGCAGGACAGAATTGGTCCGAACAGAGCTGGACCTTTCGGATTGCTGCAGCCTCTTGCTGACGGTGGAAAGTTTTTCTTTAAAGAAGACTTTACTCCTGCCAATGCAGAAAAATTCCTTTTCGTATTGGGGCCGGCTTTGGTCATGTTTATATCATTAATCACAGGAGCAGTTATTCCTTGGGGGAAAAGTTTAAATATTGCCGGTACTTCTTACGATCTTCAGGTTGCCAACATTGATGTTGGAGTACTTTTCATCATCGGGATGGCTTCGATTGGGGTATACGGAATTATGATCGGAGGCTGGGCTTCCAACAACAAATATTCATTATTGGGCGCAATTCGTGCTTCTTCTCAGATGATTTCTTATGAACTAGCAATGGGACTGGCTTTACTTTCCATCATTATGATGACAGGAAGTTTAGATCTGAAAGAAATTACAGCCAGCCAGACCAACGGAAAATTATGGGGTATTATTCCATGGGTTTCAGGACTGAACTGGAATATATTTTACCAGCCGATTGCATTCCTTGTTTTCTTTGTTGCGGCTTTGGCAGAAACCAACAGGCACCCTTTCGATTTACCGGAGTGTGAATCCGAATTGGTAACAGGATATTCCACAGAATATTCATCGATGAAATTGGGATTGTATATGTTCGGAGAATATGTGAACATGTTTATTTCAAACGCTTTCATGGTAGTACTCTTCTTCGGAGGGTACAATTATCCGGGAATTGAATGGGTAACTCAGAACTGGGGCGAAAATACAGCCGGAATTTTGAGTATCGTTGCATTCTTAATCAAAACTATCATTGGAATTTTGATCTTTATGTGGATCAGATGGACGCTTCCAAGATTTAGATATGACCAATTAATGCATTTAGGATGGAAAACGTTGATTCCTATGGCATTGGTAAATCTGCTGATTACAGGAGCTGTAATTTTAGCATTTGGAAATTAA
- the nuoL gene encoding NADH-quinone oxidoreductase subunit L, which produces MENLVYAIILLPLLGFLINGLFGKNLPKIVVGSLATAMVFASFCIAVSIFLGFNSEGQPVIVKAFEWFRVNGVQINFGFQIDQLSLMMVMIITGIGSLIHLYSIGYMSHDKGFYKFFTYLNLFIFSMLLLVMGSNYLILFIGWEGVGLCSYLLIGFWYTNEEYGKAARKAFIMNRIGDLALLIGIFMLASQTNAVDYLTIRENAGKFELDGSVIIFITASLFIGATGKSAQVPLYTWLPDAMAGPTPVSALIHAATMVTAGIYLVVRSNFLFTLAPSVQDGILLIGFLTAALAGFYALRQNDIKKVLAYSTVSQLGFMFIALGLGAYTTAMFHVMTHAFFKALLFLGAGSVIHAMSNEQDMRFMGGLKKYIPLTHATFLIGTLAISGFPLLSGMISKDEILVAAFAKNPVYWVILFILAAVTATYMFRLYYLTFHGEFRGTEEQKHHLHESPANMTLPLIVLAVLSVLGGLINLPHFIGHGHYAKLMEWLKPVLTEESFNQLETTLSAVPFGTEMILLGATVLMFFSVWFLVKNTYVNKKKQALPEEQYTGWEKLSARKLYIDELYNALIVKTVEGLGRGGKMFDNGILDRFVDFVGDGAEDSGKAMKRVQNGNVENYILIMSLAVGIILIVNFLLQ; this is translated from the coding sequence ATGGAAAATTTAGTGTATGCAATAATACTTTTACCACTTTTAGGTTTTCTTATTAACGGTTTATTCGGGAAAAATCTGCCAAAAATTGTTGTCGGTAGTCTGGCTACGGCAATGGTTTTTGCATCTTTCTGCATCGCAGTGAGCATTTTCCTGGGTTTCAATTCAGAAGGCCAGCCTGTCATTGTAAAAGCTTTTGAATGGTTTAGAGTAAACGGAGTTCAGATTAATTTCGGGTTCCAGATCGATCAGTTGTCATTGATGATGGTAATGATCATCACAGGAATCGGATCTTTAATCCACCTCTACTCTATCGGATATATGAGCCATGATAAAGGTTTCTATAAGTTTTTCACCTATCTGAACCTGTTTATCTTCTCCATGTTACTTTTGGTAATGGGAAGCAACTACCTGATCCTCTTCATCGGATGGGAAGGCGTAGGATTATGTTCTTATCTGCTTATTGGTTTCTGGTATACCAACGAAGAATATGGTAAAGCAGCGAGAAAAGCATTTATCATGAACAGAATTGGTGACCTTGCTTTATTGATCGGTATTTTCATGTTGGCTTCACAGACCAATGCTGTCGATTATCTTACCATCAGAGAGAACGCTGGAAAATTTGAATTGGACGGAAGCGTAATTATCTTTATTACGGCGAGTTTATTTATCGGTGCTACTGGTAAATCTGCTCAGGTTCCATTATATACCTGGTTACCGGATGCGATGGCGGGACCAACTCCTGTTTCTGCGTTAATTCACGCAGCAACAATGGTTACTGCGGGTATTTATTTAGTGGTAAGATCTAATTTCTTATTCACATTGGCTCCAAGCGTTCAGGACGGAATTTTACTCATCGGATTTTTAACGGCTGCGTTAGCGGGATTCTATGCGCTGCGTCAGAACGACATCAAGAAAGTTTTGGCCTACTCTACCGTTTCACAGCTTGGATTTATGTTCATTGCTTTAGGATTGGGAGCGTATACAACTGCGATGTTCCACGTAATGACACACGCTTTCTTTAAGGCATTATTATTCCTAGGAGCAGGCTCTGTAATCCACGCCATGAGCAATGAGCAGGATATGCGTTTCATGGGAGGTCTGAAAAAATACATTCCTCTTACCCACGCTACTTTCCTTATCGGAACACTGGCGATTTCAGGATTCCCTCTATTATCGGGGATGATTTCCAAAGACGAGATTCTAGTAGCTGCTTTTGCTAAAAACCCTGTTTACTGGGTGATCTTATTTATTTTGGCAGCAGTTACGGCAACCTATATGTTCAGATTGTATTACCTGACGTTCCACGGAGAGTTCAGAGGTACTGAAGAACAAAAACACCACCTTCATGAAAGTCCGGCTAACATGACGTTACCATTAATCGTATTGGCGGTACTATCTGTTTTGGGTGGTCTTATCAACCTTCCGCATTTCATCGGCCACGGACATTATGCAAAACTAATGGAATGGCTAAAACCGGTTCTTACCGAGGAAAGCTTTAACCAATTGGAAACAACGCTTTCGGCAGTTCCGTTTGGTACAGAAATGATACTTTTGGGAGCAACAGTTCTCATGTTCTTTAGTGTATGGTTTCTTGTTAAAAATACGTATGTTAACAAGAAAAAACAAGCTCTTCCTGAAGAGCAGTACACAGGATGGGAAAAATTGTCTGCCAGAAAATTATATATTGACGAACTTTACAATGCATTGATTGTAAAAACTGTTGAAGGATTAGGACGCGGAGGAAAGATGTTTGATAACGGTATTCTTGATCGTTTTGTAGACTTTGTGGGCGATGGCGCTGAAGACAGCGGAAAAGCTATGAAGCGGGTACAGAACGGAAATGTAGAGAATTACATTCTGATTATGTCTTTAGCGGTGGGAATTATATTAATTGTTAACTTTTTATTACAATAA
- a CDS encoding 2Fe-2S iron-sulfur cluster-binding protein, giving the protein MSEEVKKFKITIDGQTTEVLPGTSILEAARQIGGKSVPPAMCYYSKLETSGGRCRTCLVEVSKGSEADPRPMPKLVASCRTNVMDGMEVKNLTSEKAQEGRKAVTEFLLVNHPLDCPICDQAGECHLQDLGYEHGVENTRTEFERNTYDADDLGPNIKLNMNRCILCARCVLAANQLTGEREHGILFRGDHAEISTYLNKALDNDFIGNVIDVCPVGALTDRTARFASRVWFTKPMNASCKCDKCSGKAVVWMKGDEIVRVTARKDQWGEVEEFICDTCRFERKELSDWNIEGPRHIDRHSVISLNHYEKPKDELRVLDNPMAKEISEKDEK; this is encoded by the coding sequence ATGAGCGAAGAGGTTAAAAAATTTAAAATAACTATAGACGGACAGACTACCGAAGTGTTGCCTGGAACTTCCATTCTGGAAGCAGCAAGACAGATCGGCGGAAAATCGGTACCTCCTGCAATGTGCTACTACAGCAAATTGGAAACCAGTGGAGGAAGATGCAGAACCTGTTTGGTAGAAGTATCTAAAGGGTCTGAAGCAGATCCTCGTCCTATGCCGAAATTAGTGGCAAGCTGCAGAACAAATGTGATGGACGGTATGGAGGTAAAAAATCTTACTTCCGAAAAAGCTCAGGAAGGAAGAAAAGCGGTTACCGAATTTCTATTGGTAAACCACCCTTTGGATTGCCCTATCTGCGACCAAGCCGGAGAATGTCATCTCCAGGATTTAGGTTATGAGCATGGTGTAGAAAATACAAGAACAGAATTCGAAAGAAATACGTATGATGCTGATGATCTTGGTCCTAATATCAAACTGAATATGAACCGTTGTATTCTCTGCGCACGATGTGTACTGGCTGCAAACCAGTTAACAGGAGAGCGAGAACACGGGATTCTTTTCCGAGGAGATCACGCTGAGATTTCTACTTATCTAAATAAAGCTTTGGATAATGACTTCATTGGAAATGTTATTGACGTTTGTCCGGTGGGAGCATTAACCGACAGAACAGCGCGTTTTGCAAGCAGAGTTTGGTTTACAAAGCCTATGAATGCTTCTTGTAAGTGCGACAAGTGTTCAGGAAAAGCTGTTGTGTGGATGAAAGGTGACGAAATTGTAAGAGTAACCGCAAGAAAGGATCAGTGGGGAGAAGTTGAAGAATTCATCTGTGATACCTGTCGTTTTGAAAGAAAAGAGCTTTCCGACTGGAACATTGAAGGGCCTAGACATATTGACAGACATTCGGTAATTTCATTGAACCACTACGAAAAGCCTAAAGATGAGCTAAGAGTTCTAGACAATCCAATGGCGAAAGAAATTAGTGAAAAAGACGAAAAATAA
- a CDS encoding complex I subunit 4 family protein → MSELLLTLLLLPLVGSGLVFAWKNNSSKYLALGIALVQMLITFYIAADFNYAPTVDSVLQHEINYPWSQFIKSSLHFGIDGMSLLLLLLTNILAPIIILSSFNENVSYRNTFYGLILLMQFGLVGVFTSLDGLLFYIFWEVTLIPIWFIAGLWGQENKRFEFTTKFFVYTFVGSLFMLAGLIYVYNHSASFALTDLYNATLDETQQTIVFWFIFFAFAVKLPVFPFHTWQPDTYTYSPTQGSMLLSGIMLKMAIYGVMRYLLPITPLPIAGISGQIVIILAIVGIVHGALIAIIQMDMKRIIAYSSFSHVGLMVAGIFASAVITLRGTFNIEGAEGALVQTFAHGINVAGLFYCCDILYKRFKSRDIRQMGGLAKVAPKFAVLFLIIILGSMGVPLTNGFIGEFILLKSVYDFNGLAAVIAGLTVILAAVYLLRFYGKAMFGPGDEAVLSTAKDLSAVEFSVLASLAVFVIVFGIFPQPIIEMVNSSLKFIYTAMAN, encoded by the coding sequence ATGTCTGAGTTGTTATTAACATTATTACTATTACCTCTCGTAGGTTCGGGATTAGTTTTTGCGTGGAAAAACAATTCAAGCAAATATTTGGCACTGGGAATTGCATTGGTACAAATGCTCATCACCTTCTACATTGCGGCGGATTTTAATTACGCCCCAACAGTAGACAGCGTACTGCAGCACGAAATCAATTACCCGTGGTCACAATTCATAAAAAGCTCTCTTCACTTCGGTATCGATGGAATGAGTTTGCTTCTTTTATTGCTGACCAATATTCTAGCGCCCATCATTATTTTATCTTCTTTTAACGAAAATGTAAGCTACAGAAACACATTCTATGGTTTAATACTATTGATGCAGTTCGGGTTGGTAGGAGTTTTTACTTCTCTTGACGGATTATTATTCTACATTTTTTGGGAAGTAACCTTAATTCCGATCTGGTTCATTGCCGGACTTTGGGGTCAGGAAAATAAAAGATTTGAATTCACTACGAAATTCTTCGTTTATACTTTCGTTGGATCATTATTCATGCTGGCAGGATTGATTTATGTGTATAACCACTCTGCATCATTTGCGCTGACAGATTTATATAACGCTACTTTGGATGAAACGCAGCAGACAATTGTATTCTGGTTTATTTTCTTTGCCTTTGCAGTGAAATTACCGGTATTCCCTTTCCATACATGGCAACCAGATACGTATACCTATTCTCCCACTCAGGGATCAATGCTTCTATCAGGAATTATGCTGAAAATGGCAATCTATGGAGTAATGCGTTATTTATTACCGATCACACCGCTTCCGATTGCAGGAATTTCAGGACAAATCGTAATCATCCTTGCTATTGTAGGAATTGTTCACGGTGCATTAATCGCGATTATTCAGATGGATATGAAGAGAATCATTGCCTACTCATCTTTTTCTCACGTAGGATTGATGGTAGCAGGGATCTTCGCTTCGGCAGTAATTACTTTAAGAGGAACTTTCAATATCGAAGGGGCGGAAGGAGCTTTGGTACAAACTTTTGCTCACGGTATTAATGTAGCAGGATTATTTTACTGTTGTGATATTTTATACAAGAGATTTAAATCAAGAGACATCAGACAAATGGGAGGTCTTGCTAAAGTAGCTCCTAAGTTTGCTGTATTATTCCTTATTATTATATTAGGTTCAATGGGCGTTCCGTTAACCAATGGTTTTATCGGAGAATTTATACTTTTAAAATCGGTATATGATTTCAATGGATTGGCAGCGGTAATAGCTGGTCTTACGGTAATCCTTGCAGCAGTTTACCTGTTGAGATTTTACGGAAAAGCAATGTTTGGTCCCGGTGATGAAGCCGTTCTGAGCACAGCAAAAGATCTCTCTGCGGTAGAATTCTCGGTTTTGGCCAGTTTAGCGGTTTTTGTGATTGTATTTGGTATTTTCCCACAACCGATTATCGAAATGGTAAATAGTTCGTTGAAGTTTATCTATACGGCGATGGCCAATTAA
- a CDS encoding NADH-quinone oxidoreductase subunit J family protein: protein MDQFLFFLVAFLAVASAVYFVFARNPLYAILSLIVTMFSIAGMYILLNAQFLAIIQIIVYAGAIMVLFLYILMMLNLNKQDESKKNNTLKFVGVFTAGILLIGVLGVFKGVQQNQIVVENADGSVGLTKNLGRLLFNEYVLPFELASILILAGIVGAVLIGKKDL, encoded by the coding sequence ATGGATCAGTTTTTATTTTTCTTGGTGGCGTTTTTAGCAGTGGCAAGTGCAGTATACTTCGTATTTGCAAGAAATCCTCTATATGCTATTTTGTCATTAATTGTGACGATGTTCTCTATTGCGGGCATGTATATTCTTCTGAATGCACAATTCCTTGCAATTATTCAGATTATTGTTTACGCCGGAGCCATCATGGTATTATTCCTTTATATCCTTATGATGCTTAACCTTAATAAACAAGACGAAAGTAAGAAGAACAATACTTTAAAATTTGTTGGAGTTTTTACAGCCGGTATTTTATTAATTGGGGTTTTAGGCGTATTTAAAGGAGTCCAGCAAAACCAGATTGTAGTTGAAAATGCAGACGGAAGTGTCGGACTTACTAAAAATCTGGGTAGACTTTTGTTTAATGAATATGTTTTACCGTTTGAGCTTGCATCCATCCTTATTTTGGCAGGTATTGTAGGTGCGGTATTAATCGGTAAAAAAGATTTATAA
- the nuoK gene encoding NADH-quinone oxidoreductase subunit NuoK — MGEVNTFIQSIPLNYFIILSSVLFSLGVLGVLLRKNAIVILGCVELMLNSVNLLLAAFSAYKGNGDGQLLVFFIMVVAAAEVAVGLAIIAMLYRNTRSVDVSIFNKLRG; from the coding sequence ATGGGAGAAGTAAATACATTTATACAAAGCATTCCTCTCAATTACTTCATCATTCTTTCATCTGTATTATTCAGTCTGGGAGTGTTGGGCGTATTGCTGAGAAAAAATGCGATTGTTATTTTGGGTTGTGTAGAGCTTATGCTCAATTCTGTTAATCTTTTGCTGGCTGCATTTTCAGCGTACAAAGGTAATGGCGACGGACAACTTTTAGTTTTCTTCATTATGGTGGTGGCTGCTGCGGAAGTAGCGGTAGGTTTGGCAATTATTGCTATGCTTTATAGAAATACCCGTTCTGTTGATGTAAGTATATTTAATAAATTAAGAGGATAA